From a region of the Candidatus Thermoplasmatota archaeon genome:
- a CDS encoding serine/threonine-protein kinase, with translation MEPATLLNVVSGVMLAALGAALLGTQRRTPGRFFGAFAAVLGVQVVLSNLAASAADERTASILYGLSIAFIVPQYVFILYFASVFPRATGPLAMRRAALAPFLAPAVAAVLLVIFAYPLLLAGAFGGPTGYSAQWGPLAPWLLHVPQFGALVAALFLLERSLRGGDLVPIERDQARLVLAGLGAYVAYATARNLAEALARYSVLEQALGPITLAAYVGLFAVGALVVGVVTVRLLRDPVGSPWLAAWLGVPAIVGLGSVAPILAGLPLVDSAGLWRLAGLAIVAYAIVKYQLFDLELRLRRAVGPAAGLAAAGLVGAASVAAGPTVAATASVGAGLIAGGAAHGAARRWLRAEEPTSIERRKFEVYQASAIQAVRESSLQTPETRAWLSSLQDSMGLTRRDCEVLESLARSQADPSASGGLEDLPPRYRVVRMLGRGAFGRVFLARDEKAGRDVVLKQLHPAWSASEVMRESFLQEGQAPAAVDHPGVVQVHDVLETPHSLFLVTEYVEGDNLERLVGSRGPLPPERVAEICGGILDALAAVHAAGVLHRDLKPANVVLDARGMPRIVDFGIAFVPGARTSLAAMGLLPGTPAYMSPEQAAGGATDVRSDLYGVAAIAYFLLAARPYLELRGLDPGEMRRRVMEEPPRLPLPGVPPEMNAWLEKGLRKDPRLRFQSAGEMAHALPLTVPTGRGPHVPTVPTTEATP, from the coding sequence CTTGGCCGCCTCGGCCGCCGACGAGCGCACGGCCTCGATTCTCTACGGCCTCTCGATCGCCTTCATCGTCCCCCAGTACGTGTTCATCCTCTACTTCGCCTCCGTCTTCCCCCGCGCCACGGGTCCCCTGGCCATGCGGCGCGCCGCGCTTGCGCCCTTCCTTGCGCCCGCCGTCGCGGCCGTTCTCCTCGTGATCTTCGCGTACCCGCTCCTGCTCGCGGGCGCCTTTGGCGGTCCCACCGGCTACTCGGCGCAATGGGGCCCGCTTGCTCCCTGGCTTTTGCACGTTCCGCAGTTCGGCGCGCTCGTGGCCGCCCTCTTCCTGCTCGAGCGGAGCCTGCGCGGCGGCGACCTCGTCCCCATCGAAAGGGACCAAGCGCGGCTCGTCCTCGCCGGCCTTGGCGCCTACGTGGCGTACGCCACCGCGCGCAACCTGGCCGAGGCGCTTGCGCGCTATTCGGTGCTGGAGCAGGCGCTTGGGCCGATCACGCTTGCCGCCTACGTCGGCCTGTTTGCGGTGGGGGCGCTTGTCGTCGGAGTCGTCACCGTTCGGCTCCTGCGCGACCCCGTGGGCTCGCCGTGGCTTGCGGCGTGGCTTGGCGTTCCCGCGATCGTGGGGTTGGGAAGCGTCGCGCCGATCCTAGCCGGCCTTCCGCTCGTGGACTCGGCCGGCCTGTGGCGGCTTGCGGGGCTTGCGATCGTCGCCTACGCGATCGTCAAGTACCAGCTGTTCGACCTGGAGCTTCGCCTCCGTCGCGCGGTGGGTCCGGCCGCGGGCCTGGCCGCCGCGGGACTCGTCGGGGCTGCAAGCGTCGCGGCAGGCCCCACCGTCGCCGCCACCGCAAGCGTCGGGGCGGGCCTCATCGCCGGCGGCGCCGCCCACGGCGCGGCGCGCCGGTGGCTGCGCGCGGAGGAGCCCACGTCCATCGAGCGGCGGAAGTTCGAGGTCTACCAAGCCTCCGCGATCCAGGCCGTCCGGGAATCGAGCCTGCAGACGCCCGAAACGCGCGCGTGGCTCTCCTCGCTTCAAGACTCGATGGGGCTCACGCGACGCGACTGCGAGGTCCTGGAGAGCCTCGCCCGCTCGCAGGCCGACCCTTCGGCGTCGGGCGGCCTCGAGGATCTTCCGCCCCGCTACCGCGTCGTGCGAATGCTGGGACGAGGCGCCTTCGGCCGCGTGTTCCTCGCGCGGGACGAGAAGGCCGGGCGCGACGTGGTGCTCAAGCAGCTCCATCCGGCATGGTCGGCAAGCGAGGTCATGCGGGAATCGTTCCTGCAGGAGGGCCAGGCGCCGGCCGCCGTGGACCATCCCGGTGTCGTGCAGGTGCACGACGTCCTCGAGACGCCGCATTCCCTGTTCCTTGTCACCGAGTACGTCGAGGGAGACAACCTCGAGCGCCTCGTGGGCTCGCGCGGTCCCCTGCCACCCGAGCGCGTTGCGGAGATCTGCGGCGGCATCCTCGACGCTCTCGCCGCCGTGCACGCGGCGGGCGTGCTCCACCGCGATCTCAAGCCCGCCAACGTCGTATTGGACGCGCGCGGCATGCCGCGCATCGTCGACTTTGGAATCGCGTTCGTCCCGGGCGCCCGCACGAGCCTTGCGGCGATGGGCCTGCTTCCCGGCACGCCCGCCTACATGAGCCCGGAGCAGGCCGCCGGCGGCGCCACGGACGTCCGCAGCGACCTGTACGGCGTGGCCGCGATCGCGTACTTCCTGCTGGCAGCACGCCCCTACCTTGAGCTTCGCGGCCTGGATCCGGGCGAGATGCGGCGGCGCGTCATGGAGGAGCCGCCCCGGCTTCCGCTGCCCGGCGTTCCGCCGGAGATGAACGCGTGGCTCGAGAAGGGCCTGCGCAAGGATCCGCGCCTCCGCTTCCAAAGCGCAGGGGAGATGGCCCACGCGCTGCCCCTGACCGTTCCCACCGGTCGCGGCCCCCACGTTCCCACGGTTCCAACGACGGAGGCGACCCCATGA